Proteins encoded together in one Cyanobium sp. WAJ14-Wanaka window:
- a CDS encoding type II toxin-antitoxin system RelE/ParE family toxin has product MQIVFHPDAREELNRAISHYEDSERRLGYQFAVEIFAAVERIKINPNLWPMLDYEVRRCLVHRFPYGVIYFVDEKRSTVLILAVMHLHRQPGYWSDRA; this is encoded by the coding sequence ATGCAGATCGTCTTCCATCCTGACGCACGGGAAGAGCTCAATCGTGCCATCAGCCACTACGAGGACAGCGAGCGAAGACTTGGATATCAATTCGCCGTCGAGATATTCGCGGCCGTTGAGCGAATCAAGATCAACCCAAATCTATGGCCCATGCTGGATTACGAGGTTCGTCGCTGCCTGGTTCACCGCTTCCCCTATGGCGTGATCTATTTCGTTGATGAGAAACGATCAACAGTTCTGATTCTGGCCGTCATGCATCTCCATCGACAGCCTGGCTATTGGAGTGATCGAGCATGA
- a CDS encoding addiction module protein: MKTEDLILEIQSLPVEERTRVADCILRSLNPTVSDVDRRWADLAAKRLKDIRTGAVKPVAGDDVFDEIWRRLN, translated from the coding sequence ATGAAAACCGAAGACCTGATTCTGGAAATTCAATCACTACCCGTAGAGGAACGGACTCGAGTAGCTGATTGTATTCTCCGTTCCCTCAATCCAACGGTCTCTGATGTTGATCGGCGGTGGGCTGATCTGGCTGCAAAGCGATTGAAAGACATTCGTACTGGCGCCGTTAAGCCCGTTGCTGGTGATGACGTTTTTGATGAGATCTGGCGGCGATTGAACTGA
- a CDS encoding type I restriction-modification system subunit M N-terminal domain-containing protein, protein MADTNLSAFIWSVDDLLRGDYKQSDYGKVIRNKLLESKTLQQQAASNSREQFANSPGLARAQQDAIIDALDAQQAISSQALNTPELKKRMLELLLGSFNLWEALKEKATATNGASDA, encoded by the coding sequence TTGGCCGACACCAACCTCTCCGCCTTCATCTGGTCCGTCGACGACCTGCTGCGGGGCGACTACAAGCAGAGCGACTACGGCAAGGTTATTCGCAACAAACTCCTCGAATCAAAGACCCTGCAACAGCAGGCTGCGAGCAATAGCCGCGAGCAGTTCGCCAATTCCCCAGGCCTAGCTCGAGCCCAGCAGGATGCAATCATCGACGCCCTCGACGCGCAGCAAGCCATCAGCAGTCAGGCCCTAAACACCCCCGAGCTAAAGAAGCGGATGCTGGAGCTCTTACTAGGGAGCTTCAACCTTTGGGAGGCTCTGAAGGAGAAGGCCACTGCCACCAATGGCGCCAGCGATGCCTGA
- a CDS encoding Rho termination factor N-terminal domain-containing protein, with the protein MAKKLLSDQFREQLQSLGSSLGAHTRSLEQHFENQEAFLALRHRDLEETSTASLPAAQSAEAALEAALAPIVKGDLALLPVTELKRLCSRTGLKGYSKYKKQELISLLKAIGVTAPPLQVKKLTRSQLEAIANAVLATRG; encoded by the coding sequence GTGGCAAAGAAGCTCCTATCCGATCAGTTCCGAGAACAGCTCCAGTCACTGGGTTCGTCTCTTGGTGCCCACACGAGATCGCTTGAGCAGCACTTCGAGAACCAGGAAGCATTCCTGGCCTTGCGCCATCGAGACCTTGAGGAGACTTCAACGGCAAGCCTTCCAGCGGCCCAGAGCGCCGAAGCAGCCCTGGAAGCTGCCCTTGCACCGATCGTGAAGGGTGACCTAGCCCTGTTGCCGGTTACGGAGCTGAAGCGCCTTTGCTCTCGAACTGGGCTTAAGGGCTACTCAAAATATAAAAAGCAAGAACTGATCTCGCTGCTGAAAGCTATTGGTGTCACAGCACCACCCCTGCAGGTGAAGAAGCTCACAAGGAGCCAGCTTGAAGCCATTGCCAATGCGGTTTTGGCAACAAGGGGCTGA